A window from Bacteroidota bacterium encodes these proteins:
- a CDS encoding SDR family NAD(P)-dependent oxidoreductase has translation MTDTQTILIAGATGSIGGGAALALAQRGAHVVLLGRRSDRLNAKADYIRKALSEEPTSGGDPTVATLVVDFADMESVRAAASEVLGRFPTITGLVLSVGAYLQGGPTVLPSGHEVMFATNVMGPFLFTQLLLERMEASGGLVLHVIAPFSETIDWDDLESIEKHRSMKAFNRTKTCNRVIAGELARRYAGRISSVAFDPTYVIDKTDPTLAQRWPSGLRGLLWRMMTVLFAKPPAIAGEPIADLMLSHRDRREINGALFKLGQRVEKPDKAMHDEVCGEKLWTQLVHSTGLCSSKQTLP, from the coding sequence CGCTGGCGCTGGCACAGCGTGGGGCCCACGTCGTCCTGCTAGGGCGGCGCTCCGACAGACTGAACGCGAAGGCCGACTACATCCGGAAGGCCCTCTCTGAGGAGCCTACGAGTGGTGGAGATCCAACCGTCGCCACGTTGGTCGTGGACTTCGCGGACATGGAGTCGGTGAGAGCCGCGGCGTCAGAGGTGCTCGGCCGGTTCCCGACCATCACCGGTCTAGTCTTGTCTGTCGGTGCCTATCTCCAGGGGGGACCCACCGTGCTCCCCAGTGGGCACGAGGTGATGTTCGCCACCAACGTGATGGGCCCGTTCCTCTTCACGCAGCTGCTGTTGGAGCGGATGGAAGCGTCAGGCGGACTGGTGCTCCACGTGATTGCCCCCTTCAGCGAAACGATAGACTGGGACGATTTGGAGAGCATCGAGAAGCACAGGTCGATGAAGGCCTTCAACCGGACCAAGACCTGCAATCGCGTCATCGCTGGAGAGTTGGCGCGGCGATATGCCGGAAGGATTTCGTCCGTCGCCTTTGATCCAACGTACGTGATCGACAAAACAGACCCCACCTTGGCACAGCGGTGGCCCTCTGGGTTGCGAGGCCTCCTCTGGCGCATGATGACGGTGTTGTTCGCGAAGCCCCCTGCTATTGCGGGGGAGCCCATTGCGGACCTGATGCTTTCCCATCGGGATCGGCGCGAGATCAATGGGGCCCTGTTCAAGCTAGGCCAGCGGGTCGAGAAGCCTGACAAGGCCATGCATGATGAGGTGTGCGGTGAGAAGTTGTGGACTCAGCTGGTTCACTCGACAGGTCTATGCAGTAGCAAACAGACGCTTCCGTAG